From a single Myotis daubentonii chromosome 5, mMyoDau2.1, whole genome shotgun sequence genomic region:
- the MTMR9 gene encoding myotubularin-related protein 9, with protein MEFAELIKTPRVDNVVLHRPFYPAVEGTLCLTGHHLILSSRQDNTEELWLLHSNIDAIDKRFVGPLGTIIIKCKDFRIIQLDIPGMEECLNIASSIEALSTLDSITLMYPFFYRPMFEVIEDGWHSFLPEQEFELYSSATGDWRLSYVNKEFAVCPSYPPIVIVPKSIDDEALRKVATFRHGGRFPVLSYYHKKNGMVIMRSGQPLTGTNGKRCKEDEKLINATLRAGKRGYIIDTRSLNVAQQARAKGGGFEQEAHYPQWRRIHKSIERYHILQESLVKLVEACNDQTHNMDRWLSKLESSNWLTHIKEILTTACLVAQCIDREGASILIHGTEGTDSTLQVTSLAQIILEPRSRTIRGFEALIEREWLQAGHPFQQRCAQSAYCSSKQKWESPVFLLFLDCVWQILRQFPCSFEFNENFLIMLFEHAYASQFGTFLGNNESERCKLKLQQKTMSLWSWVNRPSELSKLTNPLFEANSLVIWPSVAPQSLQLWEGIFLRWNRSSKYLDEAYEEMVNIIEYNKELQAKVNLLRRQLAELETKDGVQESP; from the exons ATGGAGTTCGCGGAGCTGATTAAGACCCCGCGGGTGGACAATGTGGTGCTCCACCGACCATTCTATCCAGCCGTTGAGGGGACCTTGTGTCTAACTGGCCACCACCTGATCCTGTCCTCCCGGCAGGACAACACGGAGGAGTTGTGGCTCCTCCATTCAAACATCGATGCCATCGACAAGCG aTTTGTGGGGCCACTGGGTACCATCATCATAAAGTGTAAAGATTTTCGAATAATTCAGTTGGATATTCCTGGAATGGAGGAATGTTTGAATATAGCCAGTTCCATTGAG GCATTATCTACCCTGGACTCCATCACTCTGATGTACCCTTTCTTTTACCGGCCCATGTTTGAAGTGATAGAAGATGGCTGGCATTCTTTCCTTCCTGAGCAAGAATTTGAGCTCTACTCTTCAGCT ACCGGTGACTGGAGGTTAAGCTATGTTAATAAGGAATTTGCGGTCTGCCCCTCTTACCCGCCAATTGTCATAGTACCCAAATCCATTGATGATGAAGCTCTTCGGAAAGTGGCTACATTTCGACATGGAGGACGCTTCCCAGTACTCAGCTATTATcataaaaaaaatggaatg GTAATTATGCGAAGTGGTCAGCCACTGACTGGCACAAATGGGAAACGGTGCAAAGAAGATGAGAAGCTGATCAATGCTACCCTCAGAGCAGGAAAGCGTGGCTACATCATTGATACTCGTTCTCTAAATGTAGCTCAGCAAGCTAGAGCCAAAGGAGGCGGCTTTGAGCAAGAAGCTCATTATCCCCAGTGGAGGCGGATTCATAAGTCCATTGAGAG GTATCACATTCTTCAGGAGAGCTTAGTCAAACTTGTGGAAGCTTGCAATGACCAAACACATAACATGGACCGATGGCTTAGTAAATTGGAGTCTTCCAACTGGCTGACTCACATCAAAGAGATTCTGACAACTGCCTGTCTAGTGGCTCAGTGTATCGACAG GGAAGGAGCATCCATATTGATTCATGGAACAGAAGGCACTGATTCCACACTTCAGGTGACCTCCCTGGCCCAGATCATCTTGGAACCAAGAAGCAGGACCATCCGTGGTTTTGAGGCCCTGATAGAAAGAGAGTGGCTGCAG GCTGGTCACCCGTTCCAACAGCGCTGTGCACAGTCGGCCTATTGTAGTAGTAAGCAGAAATGGGAGTCACCTGTATTTCTTCTCTTCTTGGATTGCGTGTGGCAGATACTTCGTCAGTTCCCTTGTTCTTTTGAATTTAATGAGAATTTCCTCATCATGCTCTTTGAGCATGCTTATGCCTCACAATTTGGAACGTTTCTGGGCAACAATGAAAGTGAAAG aTGTAAGTTGAAGCTACAGCAGAAAACGATGTCTCTGTGGTCGTGGGTCAACCGGCCCAGCGAGCTGAGTAAACTCACCAACCCTCTGTTCGAAGCCAACAGCCTCGTCATCTGGCCTTCGGTCGCTCCGCAGAGTCTGCAGCTCTGGGAGG